The window CCGGGGCGGAGAGCGGCGATGGTGGATCTGGTGGGCTGGGTGGACGACAAGCTGCGGCGCGCCTTCGCGCGAGCGTCGCTGCCGGTCGAGGGCGTGAGATCCGTGCCCGCCACGCGCCCCGAGTTCGGCGACTTCCAGTGCAACGCCGCCATGGCGCTCGGCAAAGCGGCCAAGCGCAACCCGCGCGACCTCGCCGCCGCGGTGGCCGAGACGCTGCGGGCCGACCCCGACTTCGCCTCCGTCGAGGTCGCCGGGCCGGGCTTCCTCAACCTGCGCCTCGCCGACGGGTTCGTGGCCGGCCTCGCGCGCGAGCAGGCCGCGTCCCCCACGCTCGGCATCGTCCAGACCGGCGGCGCCCCCGTGCTGCTCGACTTCGGCGGCGCCAACGTGGCGAAGCCCCTCCACGTCGGACACCTGCGCTCGCTGGTGATCGGCGAGTCGCTGTCGCGCATCTTCCAGGCGCAGGGCCTGGAGACCGTGTCGGACGTGCATTTCGGCGACTGGGGCCTGCAGATGGGCATGCTCATCGGCGCCATCCGCCGCGCGCATCCCGGCCGGGCGCCGGGCACCGTGGGCGAGGTGATCGGCATCGACGAGATGCAGCGGCTCTATCCGGAGGCCGCCGCGGCCTGCAAGGCCGATCCCGGGCGCATGGCGGAGGCGCGGGCGCTGACGGCCGCGCTGCAGGGCGGCGACGCCGAAGCCCGCGCCGACTGGGCCGCGCTGCGCGCCACGTCCTTCGCCGACCAGAAGGGCGACTTCGACCGGTTAGGGGCGCATTTCGACCTCTACCTCGGCGAAAGCGACGTGCAGGCCACCGTCGACCGGCTCGTGCCCGACCTCATGGCCCGCGGGGTCGCCGAGCGCGACGACGGCGCCGTGGTGATCGCGGTCGCGGAGCCGTCGGACACGAAGCAGATCCCGCCGCTGATGCTGGAGAAGTCCGACGGCGCCGCCACCTACGGCACCACCGACCTCGCCACGATCGCCGACCGGCCCGACAACGCGGAGTCGCGGCACTGCGGCCGCTACGTCTACGTGGTGGACGAGCGCCAGTCGCTGCACTTCACGCAGGTGTTCCGCGCCGCCCGCCGGGCCGGCCTCGCGCCTGGCGTCGCCTTCACCCACGTCGGCTTCGGCACGGTGAACGGGCTCGACGGAAAACCCTACAAGACGCGCGAGGGCGGGGTCGCGCGGCTGCGCGACCTGCTCGACGAGGCGGTCGCCAAGGCGCGCGAGCGCGTCGACGCCTCGGACCCGGACGTCGACGCCGAGGAGCTGGCGCAGCAGGTGGGCCTCGCGGCCGTGAAATGGGCCGACCTGTCGACGGGCCGGCTCGGCGGCTACGTGTTCAACCTCGAGCGCATGATGTCGTTCGAGGGCAACACGGGCCCCTACGTGCAATATGCCTGCGTGCGGATCGGCGCCATCGCGGCCAGGGCGAAGGCGGCGGGCGCGGAAGCCTCGGCCATCGCGCTCGGCCACCCGGCCGAGCGGGCGCTCGCCATGGCCTGCCTGGGGCTGCCGAACGCCGTCGAGGCCGCGGCGGCCGGCGCCGCGCCGAACGAGATCGCCGGCTTCGCCTTCGCGGTGGCGCAGAGCTTCAGCCGCTTCTACACGGAATGCCCCGTGCTGGCGGCCGGGGAAGACGAGCGCGCCGCGCGCCTCGCGCTGTGCGAGCTCGCCTTCGCGGTGCTGTCGCGCGCGCTGTGGATGCTCGGCATCGCGGTGCCGCGGCGGATGTGAGGGGAGGTGATCCGGTGAGCAGCCTCAAGTTCGGGACCAGCGGGCTGCGCGGCCTCGTGGTCGACCTCGTCGGGCGGCCGACGGACGACCACGTGCGCGCCTTCCTGCTCGCGCTCGGGGACGAGCTCGCGCCGGGCTCGCCGGTGCTGATCGGCCGCGACCTCCGCGGCTCGAGCCCCGCCATCGCCGCGACCGCCGCCGCGGCGGTGGCGGCCTCGGGGTACAGGCCGCTCGACGGTGGCGCGCTGCCGACGCCCGCCCTGGCGCTGGAGGCCGCGCGCCTCGGCTGCCCGGCCGTGATGGTCACCGGCAGCCACATCCCGGACGACCGCAACGGGCTGAAGTTCTACACGGCGCGCGGCGAGATCACCAAGGACGAGGAGGCCGCGATCCTGGCCGCCCTGGCGCCCGGCGCGGCGAGCACGGGCGCGGCCGAGCCCCATCCGGAGGCGGCGCGGCGCTACCTCGCGCGCTACACCGACGCCTTCCCGGCCGACGCGCTGTCGGGCCTCCGGGTCGGCGTCTACCAGCACAGCACCGTGGTCCGCGACATGCTGGTCGAGCTGGTGGCCGCGCTCGGCGGCACGCCGGTGCCGTTCGGCCGCTCGGACAGCTTCGTGCCGGTCGACACCGAAGCCCACCGGCCGGAGGACCTCGCGGCGCTGAGGGCCGCCGCGGCGGAAAGCGCGCTCGACGCGATCCTCAGCGCGGACGGCGACGCCGACCGCCCCCTCCTGGCCGACGCGGACGGGAATGTGCTGCCCGGCGACGTGGTCGGCACGGTCGCGGCCCGCCACCTCGGCGCGGACGCGGTCGCGGTGCCGGTCTCGGCCAATTCCGCCATCGAGGCCGCGGGCGGCTTCGCCCGCGTGGTGCGCACGCGCATCGGCTCGCCCTACGTGGTGGCCGGCATGGCGGAGGCGGGCCGCGACGGCGCGGAGCGGATCGCGGGCTTCGAGGCCAACGGCGGCTTCCTGCTCGGTTCGGACGTCATGGTCGCGGGCCGGCGCCTCGGCGCCCTGCCGACGCGCGATGCCGCGCTGCCGCTCGTCGCGACCCTGGCGGCGGCGCGCGCGGCGGGATCGAGCCTCGCGGCGCTGGCCGCTTCCCTGCGCTTCAAGGCGACCGCGAGCCACCGCCTGCAGGAGGTGCCGCCCGCGCGCTCCGGCCCGTTCCTCGCGACCCTGGCCGACCCCGAGGCCCGCGCGGCCTTCCTCCGGCCGCTCGGCCGCGTCGCCTCGGTCAGCGCGGTCGACGGCGTCCGGGTCGGCCTGGAGGGGGGCTCTGTGATCCACTTCCGCGCCTCCGGCAACGCGCCCGAGCTGCGCTGCTATGCCGAGGCGGAGACGCCGGCGGAGGCCGAGCGCATCCTGCGCTGGGGGCTCGACGCGGCCGCGGCCGCGATGCGGGAGAGCCCCGGGGCGTGAGCCCGCGCGGGGCGCGGCAGGCCCGTGATGCGG is drawn from Lichenibacterium dinghuense and contains these coding sequences:
- the argS gene encoding arginine--tRNA ligase, coding for MVDLVGWVDDKLRRAFARASLPVEGVRSVPATRPEFGDFQCNAAMALGKAAKRNPRDLAAAVAETLRADPDFASVEVAGPGFLNLRLADGFVAGLAREQAASPTLGIVQTGGAPVLLDFGGANVAKPLHVGHLRSLVIGESLSRIFQAQGLETVSDVHFGDWGLQMGMLIGAIRRAHPGRAPGTVGEVIGIDEMQRLYPEAAAACKADPGRMAEARALTAALQGGDAEARADWAALRATSFADQKGDFDRLGAHFDLYLGESDVQATVDRLVPDLMARGVAERDDGAVVIAVAEPSDTKQIPPLMLEKSDGAATYGTTDLATIADRPDNAESRHCGRYVYVVDERQSLHFTQVFRAARRAGLAPGVAFTHVGFGTVNGLDGKPYKTREGGVARLRDLLDEAVAKARERVDASDPDVDAEELAQQVGLAAVKWADLSTGRLGGYVFNLERMMSFEGNTGPYVQYACVRIGAIAARAKAAGAEASAIALGHPAERALAMACLGLPNAVEAAAAGAAPNEIAGFAFAVAQSFSRFYTECPVLAAGEDERAARLALCELAFAVLSRALWMLGIAVPRRM
- a CDS encoding phosphomannomutase, which produces MSSLKFGTSGLRGLVVDLVGRPTDDHVRAFLLALGDELAPGSPVLIGRDLRGSSPAIAATAAAAVAASGYRPLDGGALPTPALALEAARLGCPAVMVTGSHIPDDRNGLKFYTARGEITKDEEAAILAALAPGAASTGAAEPHPEAARRYLARYTDAFPADALSGLRVGVYQHSTVVRDMLVELVAALGGTPVPFGRSDSFVPVDTEAHRPEDLAALRAAAAESALDAILSADGDADRPLLADADGNVLPGDVVGTVAARHLGADAVAVPVSANSAIEAAGGFARVVRTRIGSPYVVAGMAEAGRDGAERIAGFEANGGFLLGSDVMVAGRRLGALPTRDAALPLVATLAAARAAGSSLAALAASLRFKATASHRLQEVPPARSGPFLATLADPEARAAFLRPLGRVASVSAVDGVRVGLEGGSVIHFRASGNAPELRCYAEAETPAEAERILRWGLDAAAAAMRESPGA